TTGCCCTCTTCGCTGCCTCCTCCCCCGGCCGCGGCCTCGATCTTGACGACGGCCAGGCCGAGCATGCGGTGCAGCGGGTTGGAGCTGATGTCGACGCCGCGGATGCGCTCCAGGGGGATGGAGCGGCGCGAGCGGTTGATCAGGCCGCGTCGGATCTCCAGGCTTTCGGAACCGACCTGGTAGCGCAGCGTGTACCAGGTGAGCAGCCCGCTGAGGACCATCGCGACGAGGGCGACCCCTGCCCCGCCCAGCATCCAGGGGTTGAAGCTGTAGGTACCGGCGATCACCGCGATGAGGACGGGGACGATGTAGCTGCGCAGGTAGTTGACGGGGGCGGTGACCAGGGTCAGCGGGCTGAGCCGGTAGGCGGGCTCGGCCTCGGGCCCGGAAGCGGAGGCGTCCGGCGGATGGCCGTAGGGCCCGGCGGCCGGCCCGGATCCCGCGGGCGGCGGGTCCGGTGCGGGCGGCTCCGCGGGGACGGGACCGCCGTCGCGGTCCGATCCGCCGCCGGGCGCGGCGCCCCCGCCGACGCCCGGACGGGGCTCCTCGTACGGACCGTTCTCGCTCATCAGGCTCCTCCGATGGGCCCGGCGGCGGGAGCGCCGGGGCGCCGGCCCGCCGTGCGGGCGGGGGTCACGTGGCGTCGTCGCGCAGTTCGGCGGCGCGTTGGGCCAGCTCCTCGGAGATCCGCTGGGCGTCGGCGGCGGCCAGGCCTTCGATGGTGGAGGACCCGGCGTGCGAGGCGGTCTGCACCTCCAGCGTGGCGACGCCGAACATCCGCTCCATCCAACCCTGGCGGTGGTCGACGGTCTGGATGCGGCTGACCGGAACCAGCTGCCACTGGCGGCTGAACCAGCCGCTGCGGGTGTAGACCACGTCGGCGGTGATCTCCCAGCGGTGCACGCGGTAGCGCCACTGCGGCACGATCACCACACGCGCGAGGGCGTAGACACCGTAGAGGACCACCAGCCACCACGCGTTGCGCAGCGCCCACTCGGGCACCCAGTCCCACCATGCGAGCCGCAGGGCCCATACCGCCGCGCTGAGCAGCGCGGCGGTGACCGCCGAGCCGATCGCGGCCTGCAGGGTCCACAGCCGCACCGCTTTCCGCGACACACGGTGGGTGGGGGGTCTCAAACGCGTCGTCGTCGCCACACCACCGAGTCTAGGGGCCGCCGTCGCACCGATCACAGCAGCGGCCGCGCACCGGGCGCGGGAGATACCGGCCCGCCGGGCCGTCCCGGGAAAACCCGGGGCCCGCGCGGTGTTGCACCGAGAGCGTCCGTCGGCCGGGACGCGGACTGTGCGAACCGCGTGTCAGCCGGGTCGGCCGGTTGTCAGCGGTTTGTCAGTACCCGGCCCGACACTGGCGGCGTGGCCACGTCGTCGGGGGCACCGGGACGCCCGTGCTAGAACGGGTGTTCGAGGAAACGGCGCGGATCCGCAGAAAGCGGGCCGTGCCGTCGCCGCCGCGATCCGTGCGCACCCAGCCGGCTGCGCTGGAATCCGGTGTCGCCCGTCCGCCGGACGGGTTTGCATCCCCAAAGGAGATTCGATGACTGACGCCATCCGGGCGGAGGGTCTGGTCAAGAGGTTCAAGGGGCAGACCGCCCTCGGCGGGGTCGACCTCACCGCGCGCACCGGGGCCGTCCTCGGTGTCCTCGGACCCAACGGGTCGGGCAAGACGACCACCGTACGCATCCTGGCGACCCTGCTGCAGCCCGACGCCGGCCGCGCCACGGTCGGCGGCTACGACGTGGCGCGCGAACCGCACCAGGTGCGCCGCCAGATCGGGCTCACCGGCCAGTACGCCGCGGTCGACGAAGACCTCAGCGGCACGCAGAACCTCGTGCTCATCGCGCGGCTGCTGGGCTTCTCGCGGGCGGCGGCACGCGCCCGCTCCGCCGAGCTCCTGGAGCACTTCGTCCTGTCCTTCGCCGCCGACCGCCCGGCCAAGACCTATTCGGGGGGTATGCGCCGCCGCCTGGACCTGGCCGCCAGCCTGGTGGGCCGGCCTGCGCTGCTGTACTTGGACGAGCCCACCACCGGTCTCGACCCCCACAGCCGCAACGAGCTGTGGGACGTGGTGCGCTCGCTGGTGGGCGACGGCGTCACGGTGCTGCTGACCACGCAGTACCTCGAAGAAGCCGACCAGCTGGCCGACGACATCGCGGTACTGGACCGGGGCGAGGTCATCAGCCGGGGCACCCCCGACGAGCTCAAGGCGCGCGCCGGCGCCCAGGTCCTGCAGGTGCGGCCGGTGGAGTCGGCACGGTTGGAGCGCGTCGGCCGCATCGTGGAAGCCGTCACCGCATCGGAGGTCCGTACCGGTGAGGGCGCGGCCAACGCCTCGGTCACCGACTCCGCCGTCATGCCCGAGGTCGTGCGCCGTCTCGACGACGAGGGCATCGAGGTGTCGGAGCTGACCCTGCGCAGGCCCAGCCTGGACGAGGTGTTCCTGGCCCTGACGGGCCGCACCGCCCAGACCGGCACCGCCGACGACGGCGCCGCGGGCGCCGCGGAGACCGAGAGGACCCCAGCATGAGCGCCGTGGACACCGCAGACCGGGCCGGCGGCACGACCGCCGCCCCCGTGGTCACACCGCGGATCACCCCGTTGTCGGCAGCCCAGCACGGGGCCCTGCTGACCTGGCGGAGCCTGCTGAAGATCAAGCGCAACCCCGAGGAGATCCTCGGGCTGACGTTCATGCCGCTGATGTTCGTCGCGTTGTTCGTGTTCGTCTTCGGTGAGGCGATGATGGGCGACTGGCAGGCCTACCGCGACCTGATCACGCCGGGGATCATCGCCCAGTCGGTCATCTTCGCCACCATCGGCACCGGGGTCGCGCTGAACACCGACATCGAGAAGGGCATCTTCGACCGCTTCCGGTCGCTGCCCGTCGCCCGGTCGGCGCCGCTGATCGGCGCCATCCTGGGCGACCTGGTGCGGTACCTGCTGACGGTGGTCATGGTGCTGCTGGTGGCGCTGGCGATCGGCTACCGGCCCGAGGGCGGGGTGGTCGGCGTCGTGGCGGCGGTCGCGGTGGTGATGTCGTTCGCCTTCGCGCTGTGCTGGCTGTCGGCGTTCATGGGCATGCTGCTGCGCACTCCCATGGCCGTGAACATCTTCGGTTCGGTGTGGATGTTCCCGCTGACCTTCGGCAGCTCGGCGTTCGTGCCCACCGACCGGATGCCGGGGTTCATGCAGACGTTCGCCGAGATCAACCCGGTCACCCATGTGATCGACGCGATGCGCGCCCTGCTCTCGGGCGAGCCCGCCGGCGGGCCGCTGCTGTGGGTGCTGGGGTGGGTCGTCGCGATCAGCGCCGTGTTCTTCCCGCTGGCCACCCGGGCCTACCGGCGCCGCACCTGAGGCCGGCGCCGGCCGCCCGCCCGGTTCCCGCAGGTGCGGCGCGATCGCGGGAACCGTGTGCCGCCGGCGCGCATCCAAGCCACCGAACACCGCGCCCGACCGGGGTCGGGCGCGACGCGGCTCCCCCACGACCGGAAGGACACCATGGGCATCAAGCGCATCCTCGCCGCCTTCGGCATCGGCGGCCCCAGCGTCGACACGGTGGTGACCCAGCCCCACACGCGGCCCGGCGGGCACCTGGAGGGCTACATCGACCTGGCCGGAGGCGAGGTCGACGCCGACATCGACGAGATCGCGCTGTCGCTCGCCACCCGGGTCGAAGTCGAGGTCGGCGACCACGAGGGCCAGGTCACCCGCGAGGTCTCGCGGGTCCCCGTCTGCGGGCCGTTCCGGCTGGCGGCGGGCGAGAGCCGGCACATCCCCTTCACCTACCCCGTGTCGTACCAGGCTCCGCTGACCGACGCGGGCGGGCATCCGCTTCCCGGCGCCATGCTCGGGCTGAGCACCGATGTGGTGATCGGCGGCGCACCCGACAAGGGCGACCTCGACCCGGTACGCGTCTCCCCGCTCCCGGCGCAGGACCGCGTGCTGGAGGCGGCGCACCGGCTCGGATTCGTCCTGTTCAAGACCGACGTCGAACAGGGCCGGCTGCAGGGCACGCGCCAGGAGTTCCCGATGTACCAGGAGCTGGAGTTCCGACCGGCCCCGCAGTTCAAACGCGGAATGAGCGAGATGGAGCTCTGGTTCGTCGCCG
The genomic region above belongs to Streptomonospora salina and contains:
- a CDS encoding PH domain-containing protein — translated: MSRKAVRLWTLQAAIGSAVTAALLSAAVWALRLAWWDWVPEWALRNAWWLVVLYGVYALARVVIVPQWRYRVHRWEITADVVYTRSGWFSRQWQLVPVSRIQTVDHRQGWMERMFGVATLEVQTASHAGSSTIEGLAAADAQRISEELAQRAAELRDDAT
- a CDS encoding ATP-binding cassette domain-containing protein — protein: MTDAIRAEGLVKRFKGQTALGGVDLTARTGAVLGVLGPNGSGKTTTVRILATLLQPDAGRATVGGYDVAREPHQVRRQIGLTGQYAAVDEDLSGTQNLVLIARLLGFSRAAARARSAELLEHFVLSFAADRPAKTYSGGMRRRLDLAASLVGRPALLYLDEPTTGLDPHSRNELWDVVRSLVGDGVTVLLTTQYLEEADQLADDIAVLDRGEVISRGTPDELKARAGAQVLQVRPVESARLERVGRIVEAVTASEVRTGEGAANASVTDSAVMPEVVRRLDDEGIEVSELTLRRPSLDEVFLALTGRTAQTGTADDGAAGAAETERTPA
- a CDS encoding ABC transporter permease encodes the protein MSAVDTADRAGGTTAAPVVTPRITPLSAAQHGALLTWRSLLKIKRNPEEILGLTFMPLMFVALFVFVFGEAMMGDWQAYRDLITPGIIAQSVIFATIGTGVALNTDIEKGIFDRFRSLPVARSAPLIGAILGDLVRYLLTVVMVLLVALAIGYRPEGGVVGVVAAVAVVMSFAFALCWLSAFMGMLLRTPMAVNIFGSVWMFPLTFGSSAFVPTDRMPGFMQTFAEINPVTHVIDAMRALLSGEPAGGPLLWVLGWVVAISAVFFPLATRAYRRRT
- a CDS encoding sporulation protein, producing the protein MGIKRILAAFGIGGPSVDTVVTQPHTRPGGHLEGYIDLAGGEVDADIDEIALSLATRVEVEVGDHEGQVTREVSRVPVCGPFRLAAGESRHIPFTYPVSYQAPLTDAGGHPLPGAMLGLSTDVVIGGAPDKGDLDPVRVSPLPAQDRVLEAAHRLGFVLFKTDVEQGRLQGTRQEFPMYQELEFRPAPQFKRGMSEMELWFVADREGVDVVIEADKRGGLFTESQDRFARFRMGHADAEQPGDWAPVLAETVESMLQRRGIFG